A genomic window from Scatophagus argus isolate fScaArg1 chromosome 17, fScaArg1.pri, whole genome shotgun sequence includes:
- the LOC124074385 gene encoding polyhomeotic-like protein 1 isoform X3 — METEGEQNQQGASTNGSAASGTSSRPSPMNSMSLYERQAVQALQALQRQPNAAQYFQQLMLQQQINNAQLQNLAAVQQVKATLAASRQSSPSSSSSSQTTSTTAASVTSGSGSTTSTRPMGASTTSTISQSVLLSGTAGGQGQMYLRVNRSLRAPISSQLIFMPGSTATAAVATVTQQPQAQPQEVTPTSSSSSQSDNDQVQNLAMRGVCSTKGVGVKTEAPERSDSAAYSLVQPSHQSNSQSPTKPSQPQPQPPHIKIPTYPQPTNLKAHPSSSSGVSSSSSIPLSQLLLHGTRTLTTGTTAPTAAHTLVLTSSAASQPHGYPVGTATIKPAVNAQTLVVQPLQKTSLSAEKSGHGNGPIPIQPKTLQGLRLPLQLPSRNPPPILPAPPPTSGSAQPPQTPHIPVQIVGARQSTLGNTQALALARGSSCQDGAAVLSSSSSLLTMVASIASREAGVMGRGVGLKTLQSPQEAPPMAQVSQVHPHQSSGQSQNGPLALSPASSQSPTVSSPTASMSRSSLSLPLATEEQRGAAPGVTTNGDSSGSQTPQGKQLTGPVKRKSDSNSANDEDGPSPPRLQPVRDLASALPTNPVEADSGAPPPASSSPSPVMAVSRGVGVQGERAPPPQAVVKPNVLTHLIEGFVIQEGAEPFPVCGSVKDSAGEDLTNDSPDTNQSETVTTATVLKCEYCKNFAPASQFRGTKRFCSMSCAKRYNVSFRQPFCMRQGQGQGQGHAPDQDQGQGHLSNSDDEGGITRRRVPRRTSSEIASAKIAGRPIPVKCRSESSHSDEESSGEEDEDDPMSLSPASSASCHQPPLPLPPESSAPSCLPASPGQWSVEEVSQFISSLQGCEELASQFLSQEIDGQALLLLKEEHLMSTMNIKLGPALKICAHINNLRD, encoded by the exons ATGGAGACGGAGGGAGAGCAGAATCAGCAGGGGGCCTCCACCAATGGGAGCGCTGCGTCTGGGACGAGCTCCCGCCCCTCTCCAATGAATTCCATGTCCCTGTATGAAAGGCAGGCCGTGCag GCCCTGCAGGCGTTACAAAGGCAGCCTAATGCAGCTCAGTACTTCCAGCAGCTCATGCTACAGCAGCAGATCAACAACGCCCAGCTGCAGAACCTGGCCGCCGTGCAGCAGGTAaag GCTACTCTGGCAGCCAGCCGTCAGTCCAGTccttccagcagcagctcttctcAGACCACCAGCACCACAGCT GCCAGTGTAACATCTGGATCAGGGTCCACAACCAGCACTCGTCCCATGGGCGCCTCGACTACGTCCacaatcagccaatcagtgcTGCTGAGTGGGACGGCAGGGGGGCAGGGACAAATGTATCTGAGA GTCAACCGGTCCCTGAGGGCCCCCATCTCCTCGCAGCTCATCTTTATGCCTGGCAGCACAGCAACCGCTGCCGTGGCAACCGTCACTCAGCAGCCACAGGCTCAGCCACAGGAAGTAACACCAACTTCCTCTtccagcagccaatcagataaTGACCAG GTGCAGAATCTAGCCATGCGAGGAGTCTGCAGTACCAAAGGAGTCGGTGTTAAGACTGAGGCTCCAGAGAGGAGTGACTCAG CTGCCTACTCCCTGGTCCAGCCCTCTCATCAGTCAAACTCCCAGTCCCCCACCAAGCCGAGCCAGCCTCAGCCCCAGCCACCCCACATCAAAATCCCCACGTACCCTCAACCCACCAACCTCAAAGCCcacccgtcctcctcctccggtGTCTCCTCGTCgtcctccatccctctctcccagCTCCTGCTTCACGGAACCCGGACTCTCACCACAGGAACTACGGCTCCCACGGCAGCACACACTTTGGTCCTGACGTCCAGCGCGGCATCCCAGCCCCACGGGTATCCTGTTGGCACGGCGACCATCAAACCAGCAGTCAATGCTCAGACCCTGGTGGTGCAGCCTCTGCAGAAGACCTCGCTCAGTGCTGAGAAATCGGGCCACGGCAATGGACCCATCCCCATCCAACCCAAAACTCTGCAGGGACTCCGCCTGCCCCTTCAGCTGCCTTCCAGGAACCCTCCTCCCATCCTGCCTGCCCCACCACCCACCAGCGGCTCCGCCCAGCCCCCCCAGACGCCACACATCCCTGTCCAGATTGTGGGGGCGAGGCAGAGCACACTGGGAAACACCCAGGCTCTGGCTCTGGCCCGAGGCAGCAGCTGCCAGGACGGAGCCGCCGTCCTCAGCAGCTCATCCAGCCTACTCACTATGGTGGCATCCATCGCTTCCAGGGAGGCTGGGGTCATGGGCAGAGGGGTGGGGCTAAAGACGCTTCAGTCGCCCCAGGAGGCCCCCCCGATGGCTCAGGTCTCTCAGGTGCATCCGCATCAAAGCTCTGGACAGAGTCAGAATGGACCCCTGGCTTTGAGCCCTGCCTCCTCCCAGTCCCCCACTGTTTCCTCTCCAACCGCCTCGATGTCTcgctcctccctctccctccccctggcgacagaagagcagagaggagcagcacCTGGTGTGACCACCAATGGAGACTCGTCGGGAAGCCAGACACCACAG gGAAAGCAGCTGACTGGCCCAGTAAAACGAAAATCCGACTCTAATTCAGCCAATGACGAGGACGGCCCCTCCCCTCCGCGGCTCCAACCAGTCAGAGATCTCGCCTCAGCCCTCCCAACCAATCCAGTCGAAGCAG ACTCTGGTGCTCCTCCGCcggcctcctcctctccctccccagTCATGGCGGTGTCTCGTGGGGTCGGCGTCCAGGGGGAGAGGGCCCCTCCCCCTCAAGCTGTGGTTAAACCTAACGTCCTTACACACCTCATAGAGGGGTTTGTTATCCAGGAAGGGGCGGAGCCTTTTCCG GTATGTGGCTCAGTTAAGGACTCAGCGGGTGAGGATTTAACTAATGACAGTCCAGACACTAACCAATCAGAGACGGTTACGACAGCGACAG TGCTGAAGTGTGAGTACTGTAAAAACTTTGCTCCTGCCAGCCAGTTCAGAGGCACCAAAAGGTTCTGCTCCATGTCTTGTGCCAAGAG GTACAACGTCAGCTTCAGGCAGCCCTTCTGCATGCGGCAGGGTCAGGGTCAAGGTCAAGGTCACGCTCCAGATCAGGATCAAGGCCAAGGTCACTTGTCCAACTCAGACGACGAGGGTGGAATTACCAGGCGGAGGGTTCCCCGCAGGACTAGCTCAGAAATAGCCAGTGCCAAGATAGCAGGGAGACCCATACCTGTTAAG TGCCGTTCAGAGTCCAGCCATTCAGATGAGGAGTCCAgcggagaggaggatgaagatgacCCCATGTCCCTCTCGCCCGCCTCCTCAGCCTCCTGCCACCAGCCGCCTCTTCCGCTCCCCCCAGAGAGCTCTGCACCCAGCTGCCTGCCCGCCAGCCCGGGCCAGTGGAGCGTGGAGGAAGTGTCGCAGTTTATTTCCTCTCTACAAG GCTGCGAGGAGTTGGCGTCCCAGTTCCTGTCGCAGGAGATTGACGGAcaggccctgctgctgctgaaggaggagCATCTCATGTCCACCATGAACATCAAGCTAGGTCCTGCCCTCAAGATCTGCGCCCACATTAACAACCTGAGAGACTGA
- the LOC124074385 gene encoding polyhomeotic-like protein 1 isoform X2 has protein sequence METEGEQNQQGASTNGSAASGTSSRPSPMNSMSLYERQAVQALQALQRQPNAAQYFQQLMLQQQINNAQLQNLAAVQQATLAASRQSSPSSSSSSQTTSTTAASVTSGSGSTTSTRPMGASTTSTISQSVLLSGTAGGQGQMYLRVNRSLRAPISSQLIFMPGSTATAAVATVTQQPQAQPQEVTPTSSSSSQSDNDQVQNLAMRGVCSTKGVGVKTEAPERSDSAAYSLVQPSHQSNSQSPTKPSQPQPQPPHIKIPTYPQPTNLKAHPSSSSGVSSSSSIPLSQLLLHGTRTLTTGTTAPTAAHTLVLTSSAASQPHGYPVGTATIKPAVNAQTLVVQPLQKTSLSAEKSGHGNGPIPIQPKTLQGLRLPLQLPSRNPPPILPAPPPTSGSAQPPQTPHIPVQIVGARQSTLGNTQALALARGSSCQDGAAVLSSSSSLLTMVASIASREAGVMGRGVGLKTLQSPQEAPPMAQVSQVHPHQSSGQSQNGPLALSPASSQSPTVSSPTASMSRSSLSLPLATEEQRGAAPGVTTNGDSSGSQTPQGKQLTGPVKRKSDSNSANDEDGPSPPRLQPVRDLASALPTNPVEADSGAPPPASSSPSPVMAVSRGVGVQGERAPPPQAVVKPNVLTHLIEGFVIQEGAEPFPVCGSVKDSAGEDLTNDSPDTNQSETVTTATVLKCEYCKNFAPASQFRGTKRFCSMSCAKSMYWFPRYNVSFRQPFCMRQGQGQGQGHAPDQDQGQGHLSNSDDEGGITRRRVPRRTSSEIASAKIAGRPIPVKCRSESSHSDEESSGEEDEDDPMSLSPASSASCHQPPLPLPPESSAPSCLPASPGQWSVEEVSQFISSLQGCEELASQFLSQEIDGQALLLLKEEHLMSTMNIKLGPALKICAHINNLRD, from the exons ATGGAGACGGAGGGAGAGCAGAATCAGCAGGGGGCCTCCACCAATGGGAGCGCTGCGTCTGGGACGAGCTCCCGCCCCTCTCCAATGAATTCCATGTCCCTGTATGAAAGGCAGGCCGTGCag GCCCTGCAGGCGTTACAAAGGCAGCCTAATGCAGCTCAGTACTTCCAGCAGCTCATGCTACAGCAGCAGATCAACAACGCCCAGCTGCAGAACCTGGCCGCCGTGCAGCAG GCTACTCTGGCAGCCAGCCGTCAGTCCAGTccttccagcagcagctcttctcAGACCACCAGCACCACAGCT GCCAGTGTAACATCTGGATCAGGGTCCACAACCAGCACTCGTCCCATGGGCGCCTCGACTACGTCCacaatcagccaatcagtgcTGCTGAGTGGGACGGCAGGGGGGCAGGGACAAATGTATCTGAGA GTCAACCGGTCCCTGAGGGCCCCCATCTCCTCGCAGCTCATCTTTATGCCTGGCAGCACAGCAACCGCTGCCGTGGCAACCGTCACTCAGCAGCCACAGGCTCAGCCACAGGAAGTAACACCAACTTCCTCTtccagcagccaatcagataaTGACCAG GTGCAGAATCTAGCCATGCGAGGAGTCTGCAGTACCAAAGGAGTCGGTGTTAAGACTGAGGCTCCAGAGAGGAGTGACTCAG CTGCCTACTCCCTGGTCCAGCCCTCTCATCAGTCAAACTCCCAGTCCCCCACCAAGCCGAGCCAGCCTCAGCCCCAGCCACCCCACATCAAAATCCCCACGTACCCTCAACCCACCAACCTCAAAGCCcacccgtcctcctcctccggtGTCTCCTCGTCgtcctccatccctctctcccagCTCCTGCTTCACGGAACCCGGACTCTCACCACAGGAACTACGGCTCCCACGGCAGCACACACTTTGGTCCTGACGTCCAGCGCGGCATCCCAGCCCCACGGGTATCCTGTTGGCACGGCGACCATCAAACCAGCAGTCAATGCTCAGACCCTGGTGGTGCAGCCTCTGCAGAAGACCTCGCTCAGTGCTGAGAAATCGGGCCACGGCAATGGACCCATCCCCATCCAACCCAAAACTCTGCAGGGACTCCGCCTGCCCCTTCAGCTGCCTTCCAGGAACCCTCCTCCCATCCTGCCTGCCCCACCACCCACCAGCGGCTCCGCCCAGCCCCCCCAGACGCCACACATCCCTGTCCAGATTGTGGGGGCGAGGCAGAGCACACTGGGAAACACCCAGGCTCTGGCTCTGGCCCGAGGCAGCAGCTGCCAGGACGGAGCCGCCGTCCTCAGCAGCTCATCCAGCCTACTCACTATGGTGGCATCCATCGCTTCCAGGGAGGCTGGGGTCATGGGCAGAGGGGTGGGGCTAAAGACGCTTCAGTCGCCCCAGGAGGCCCCCCCGATGGCTCAGGTCTCTCAGGTGCATCCGCATCAAAGCTCTGGACAGAGTCAGAATGGACCCCTGGCTTTGAGCCCTGCCTCCTCCCAGTCCCCCACTGTTTCCTCTCCAACCGCCTCGATGTCTcgctcctccctctccctccccctggcgacagaagagcagagaggagcagcacCTGGTGTGACCACCAATGGAGACTCGTCGGGAAGCCAGACACCACAG gGAAAGCAGCTGACTGGCCCAGTAAAACGAAAATCCGACTCTAATTCAGCCAATGACGAGGACGGCCCCTCCCCTCCGCGGCTCCAACCAGTCAGAGATCTCGCCTCAGCCCTCCCAACCAATCCAGTCGAAGCAG ACTCTGGTGCTCCTCCGCcggcctcctcctctccctccccagTCATGGCGGTGTCTCGTGGGGTCGGCGTCCAGGGGGAGAGGGCCCCTCCCCCTCAAGCTGTGGTTAAACCTAACGTCCTTACACACCTCATAGAGGGGTTTGTTATCCAGGAAGGGGCGGAGCCTTTTCCG GTATGTGGCTCAGTTAAGGACTCAGCGGGTGAGGATTTAACTAATGACAGTCCAGACACTAACCAATCAGAGACGGTTACGACAGCGACAG TGCTGAAGTGTGAGTACTGTAAAAACTTTGCTCCTGCCAGCCAGTTCAGAGGCACCAAAAGGTTCTGCTCCATGTCTTGTGCCAAGAG TATGTATTGGTTCCCCAGGTACAACGTCAGCTTCAGGCAGCCCTTCTGCATGCGGCAGGGTCAGGGTCAAGGTCAAGGTCACGCTCCAGATCAGGATCAAGGCCAAGGTCACTTGTCCAACTCAGACGACGAGGGTGGAATTACCAGGCGGAGGGTTCCCCGCAGGACTAGCTCAGAAATAGCCAGTGCCAAGATAGCAGGGAGACCCATACCTGTTAAG TGCCGTTCAGAGTCCAGCCATTCAGATGAGGAGTCCAgcggagaggaggatgaagatgacCCCATGTCCCTCTCGCCCGCCTCCTCAGCCTCCTGCCACCAGCCGCCTCTTCCGCTCCCCCCAGAGAGCTCTGCACCCAGCTGCCTGCCCGCCAGCCCGGGCCAGTGGAGCGTGGAGGAAGTGTCGCAGTTTATTTCCTCTCTACAAG GCTGCGAGGAGTTGGCGTCCCAGTTCCTGTCGCAGGAGATTGACGGAcaggccctgctgctgctgaaggaggagCATCTCATGTCCACCATGAACATCAAGCTAGGTCCTGCCCTCAAGATCTGCGCCCACATTAACAACCTGAGAGACTGA
- the LOC124074385 gene encoding polyhomeotic-like protein 1 isoform X1, producing the protein METEGEQNQQGASTNGSAASGTSSRPSPMNSMSLYERQAVQALQALQRQPNAAQYFQQLMLQQQINNAQLQNLAAVQQVKATLAASRQSSPSSSSSSQTTSTTAASVTSGSGSTTSTRPMGASTTSTISQSVLLSGTAGGQGQMYLRVNRSLRAPISSQLIFMPGSTATAAVATVTQQPQAQPQEVTPTSSSSSQSDNDQVQNLAMRGVCSTKGVGVKTEAPERSDSAAYSLVQPSHQSNSQSPTKPSQPQPQPPHIKIPTYPQPTNLKAHPSSSSGVSSSSSIPLSQLLLHGTRTLTTGTTAPTAAHTLVLTSSAASQPHGYPVGTATIKPAVNAQTLVVQPLQKTSLSAEKSGHGNGPIPIQPKTLQGLRLPLQLPSRNPPPILPAPPPTSGSAQPPQTPHIPVQIVGARQSTLGNTQALALARGSSCQDGAAVLSSSSSLLTMVASIASREAGVMGRGVGLKTLQSPQEAPPMAQVSQVHPHQSSGQSQNGPLALSPASSQSPTVSSPTASMSRSSLSLPLATEEQRGAAPGVTTNGDSSGSQTPQGKQLTGPVKRKSDSNSANDEDGPSPPRLQPVRDLASALPTNPVEADSGAPPPASSSPSPVMAVSRGVGVQGERAPPPQAVVKPNVLTHLIEGFVIQEGAEPFPVCGSVKDSAGEDLTNDSPDTNQSETVTTATVLKCEYCKNFAPASQFRGTKRFCSMSCAKSMYWFPRYNVSFRQPFCMRQGQGQGQGHAPDQDQGQGHLSNSDDEGGITRRRVPRRTSSEIASAKIAGRPIPVKCRSESSHSDEESSGEEDEDDPMSLSPASSASCHQPPLPLPPESSAPSCLPASPGQWSVEEVSQFISSLQGCEELASQFLSQEIDGQALLLLKEEHLMSTMNIKLGPALKICAHINNLRD; encoded by the exons ATGGAGACGGAGGGAGAGCAGAATCAGCAGGGGGCCTCCACCAATGGGAGCGCTGCGTCTGGGACGAGCTCCCGCCCCTCTCCAATGAATTCCATGTCCCTGTATGAAAGGCAGGCCGTGCag GCCCTGCAGGCGTTACAAAGGCAGCCTAATGCAGCTCAGTACTTCCAGCAGCTCATGCTACAGCAGCAGATCAACAACGCCCAGCTGCAGAACCTGGCCGCCGTGCAGCAGGTAaag GCTACTCTGGCAGCCAGCCGTCAGTCCAGTccttccagcagcagctcttctcAGACCACCAGCACCACAGCT GCCAGTGTAACATCTGGATCAGGGTCCACAACCAGCACTCGTCCCATGGGCGCCTCGACTACGTCCacaatcagccaatcagtgcTGCTGAGTGGGACGGCAGGGGGGCAGGGACAAATGTATCTGAGA GTCAACCGGTCCCTGAGGGCCCCCATCTCCTCGCAGCTCATCTTTATGCCTGGCAGCACAGCAACCGCTGCCGTGGCAACCGTCACTCAGCAGCCACAGGCTCAGCCACAGGAAGTAACACCAACTTCCTCTtccagcagccaatcagataaTGACCAG GTGCAGAATCTAGCCATGCGAGGAGTCTGCAGTACCAAAGGAGTCGGTGTTAAGACTGAGGCTCCAGAGAGGAGTGACTCAG CTGCCTACTCCCTGGTCCAGCCCTCTCATCAGTCAAACTCCCAGTCCCCCACCAAGCCGAGCCAGCCTCAGCCCCAGCCACCCCACATCAAAATCCCCACGTACCCTCAACCCACCAACCTCAAAGCCcacccgtcctcctcctccggtGTCTCCTCGTCgtcctccatccctctctcccagCTCCTGCTTCACGGAACCCGGACTCTCACCACAGGAACTACGGCTCCCACGGCAGCACACACTTTGGTCCTGACGTCCAGCGCGGCATCCCAGCCCCACGGGTATCCTGTTGGCACGGCGACCATCAAACCAGCAGTCAATGCTCAGACCCTGGTGGTGCAGCCTCTGCAGAAGACCTCGCTCAGTGCTGAGAAATCGGGCCACGGCAATGGACCCATCCCCATCCAACCCAAAACTCTGCAGGGACTCCGCCTGCCCCTTCAGCTGCCTTCCAGGAACCCTCCTCCCATCCTGCCTGCCCCACCACCCACCAGCGGCTCCGCCCAGCCCCCCCAGACGCCACACATCCCTGTCCAGATTGTGGGGGCGAGGCAGAGCACACTGGGAAACACCCAGGCTCTGGCTCTGGCCCGAGGCAGCAGCTGCCAGGACGGAGCCGCCGTCCTCAGCAGCTCATCCAGCCTACTCACTATGGTGGCATCCATCGCTTCCAGGGAGGCTGGGGTCATGGGCAGAGGGGTGGGGCTAAAGACGCTTCAGTCGCCCCAGGAGGCCCCCCCGATGGCTCAGGTCTCTCAGGTGCATCCGCATCAAAGCTCTGGACAGAGTCAGAATGGACCCCTGGCTTTGAGCCCTGCCTCCTCCCAGTCCCCCACTGTTTCCTCTCCAACCGCCTCGATGTCTcgctcctccctctccctccccctggcgacagaagagcagagaggagcagcacCTGGTGTGACCACCAATGGAGACTCGTCGGGAAGCCAGACACCACAG gGAAAGCAGCTGACTGGCCCAGTAAAACGAAAATCCGACTCTAATTCAGCCAATGACGAGGACGGCCCCTCCCCTCCGCGGCTCCAACCAGTCAGAGATCTCGCCTCAGCCCTCCCAACCAATCCAGTCGAAGCAG ACTCTGGTGCTCCTCCGCcggcctcctcctctccctccccagTCATGGCGGTGTCTCGTGGGGTCGGCGTCCAGGGGGAGAGGGCCCCTCCCCCTCAAGCTGTGGTTAAACCTAACGTCCTTACACACCTCATAGAGGGGTTTGTTATCCAGGAAGGGGCGGAGCCTTTTCCG GTATGTGGCTCAGTTAAGGACTCAGCGGGTGAGGATTTAACTAATGACAGTCCAGACACTAACCAATCAGAGACGGTTACGACAGCGACAG TGCTGAAGTGTGAGTACTGTAAAAACTTTGCTCCTGCCAGCCAGTTCAGAGGCACCAAAAGGTTCTGCTCCATGTCTTGTGCCAAGAG TATGTATTGGTTCCCCAGGTACAACGTCAGCTTCAGGCAGCCCTTCTGCATGCGGCAGGGTCAGGGTCAAGGTCAAGGTCACGCTCCAGATCAGGATCAAGGCCAAGGTCACTTGTCCAACTCAGACGACGAGGGTGGAATTACCAGGCGGAGGGTTCCCCGCAGGACTAGCTCAGAAATAGCCAGTGCCAAGATAGCAGGGAGACCCATACCTGTTAAG TGCCGTTCAGAGTCCAGCCATTCAGATGAGGAGTCCAgcggagaggaggatgaagatgacCCCATGTCCCTCTCGCCCGCCTCCTCAGCCTCCTGCCACCAGCCGCCTCTTCCGCTCCCCCCAGAGAGCTCTGCACCCAGCTGCCTGCCCGCCAGCCCGGGCCAGTGGAGCGTGGAGGAAGTGTCGCAGTTTATTTCCTCTCTACAAG GCTGCGAGGAGTTGGCGTCCCAGTTCCTGTCGCAGGAGATTGACGGAcaggccctgctgctgctgaaggaggagCATCTCATGTCCACCATGAACATCAAGCTAGGTCCTGCCCTCAAGATCTGCGCCCACATTAACAACCTGAGAGACTGA
- the LOC124074385 gene encoding polyhomeotic-like protein 1 isoform X4 has translation MPGSTATAAVATVTQQPQAQPQEVTPTSSSSSQSDNDQVQNLAMRGVCSTKGVGVKTEAPERSDSAAYSLVQPSHQSNSQSPTKPSQPQPQPPHIKIPTYPQPTNLKAHPSSSSGVSSSSSIPLSQLLLHGTRTLTTGTTAPTAAHTLVLTSSAASQPHGYPVGTATIKPAVNAQTLVVQPLQKTSLSAEKSGHGNGPIPIQPKTLQGLRLPLQLPSRNPPPILPAPPPTSGSAQPPQTPHIPVQIVGARQSTLGNTQALALARGSSCQDGAAVLSSSSSLLTMVASIASREAGVMGRGVGLKTLQSPQEAPPMAQVSQVHPHQSSGQSQNGPLALSPASSQSPTVSSPTASMSRSSLSLPLATEEQRGAAPGVTTNGDSSGSQTPQGKQLTGPVKRKSDSNSANDEDGPSPPRLQPVRDLASALPTNPVEADSGAPPPASSSPSPVMAVSRGVGVQGERAPPPQAVVKPNVLTHLIEGFVIQEGAEPFPVCGSVKDSAGEDLTNDSPDTNQSETVTTATVLKCEYCKNFAPASQFRGTKRFCSMSCAKSMYWFPRYNVSFRQPFCMRQGQGQGQGHAPDQDQGQGHLSNSDDEGGITRRRVPRRTSSEIASAKIAGRPIPVKCRSESSHSDEESSGEEDEDDPMSLSPASSASCHQPPLPLPPESSAPSCLPASPGQWSVEEVSQFISSLQGCEELASQFLSQEIDGQALLLLKEEHLMSTMNIKLGPALKICAHINNLRD, from the exons ATGCCTGGCAGCACAGCAACCGCTGCCGTGGCAACCGTCACTCAGCAGCCACAGGCTCAGCCACAGGAAGTAACACCAACTTCCTCTtccagcagccaatcagataaTGACCAG GTGCAGAATCTAGCCATGCGAGGAGTCTGCAGTACCAAAGGAGTCGGTGTTAAGACTGAGGCTCCAGAGAGGAGTGACTCAG CTGCCTACTCCCTGGTCCAGCCCTCTCATCAGTCAAACTCCCAGTCCCCCACCAAGCCGAGCCAGCCTCAGCCCCAGCCACCCCACATCAAAATCCCCACGTACCCTCAACCCACCAACCTCAAAGCCcacccgtcctcctcctccggtGTCTCCTCGTCgtcctccatccctctctcccagCTCCTGCTTCACGGAACCCGGACTCTCACCACAGGAACTACGGCTCCCACGGCAGCACACACTTTGGTCCTGACGTCCAGCGCGGCATCCCAGCCCCACGGGTATCCTGTTGGCACGGCGACCATCAAACCAGCAGTCAATGCTCAGACCCTGGTGGTGCAGCCTCTGCAGAAGACCTCGCTCAGTGCTGAGAAATCGGGCCACGGCAATGGACCCATCCCCATCCAACCCAAAACTCTGCAGGGACTCCGCCTGCCCCTTCAGCTGCCTTCCAGGAACCCTCCTCCCATCCTGCCTGCCCCACCACCCACCAGCGGCTCCGCCCAGCCCCCCCAGACGCCACACATCCCTGTCCAGATTGTGGGGGCGAGGCAGAGCACACTGGGAAACACCCAGGCTCTGGCTCTGGCCCGAGGCAGCAGCTGCCAGGACGGAGCCGCCGTCCTCAGCAGCTCATCCAGCCTACTCACTATGGTGGCATCCATCGCTTCCAGGGAGGCTGGGGTCATGGGCAGAGGGGTGGGGCTAAAGACGCTTCAGTCGCCCCAGGAGGCCCCCCCGATGGCTCAGGTCTCTCAGGTGCATCCGCATCAAAGCTCTGGACAGAGTCAGAATGGACCCCTGGCTTTGAGCCCTGCCTCCTCCCAGTCCCCCACTGTTTCCTCTCCAACCGCCTCGATGTCTcgctcctccctctccctccccctggcgacagaagagcagagaggagcagcacCTGGTGTGACCACCAATGGAGACTCGTCGGGAAGCCAGACACCACAG gGAAAGCAGCTGACTGGCCCAGTAAAACGAAAATCCGACTCTAATTCAGCCAATGACGAGGACGGCCCCTCCCCTCCGCGGCTCCAACCAGTCAGAGATCTCGCCTCAGCCCTCCCAACCAATCCAGTCGAAGCAG ACTCTGGTGCTCCTCCGCcggcctcctcctctccctccccagTCATGGCGGTGTCTCGTGGGGTCGGCGTCCAGGGGGAGAGGGCCCCTCCCCCTCAAGCTGTGGTTAAACCTAACGTCCTTACACACCTCATAGAGGGGTTTGTTATCCAGGAAGGGGCGGAGCCTTTTCCG GTATGTGGCTCAGTTAAGGACTCAGCGGGTGAGGATTTAACTAATGACAGTCCAGACACTAACCAATCAGAGACGGTTACGACAGCGACAG TGCTGAAGTGTGAGTACTGTAAAAACTTTGCTCCTGCCAGCCAGTTCAGAGGCACCAAAAGGTTCTGCTCCATGTCTTGTGCCAAGAG TATGTATTGGTTCCCCAGGTACAACGTCAGCTTCAGGCAGCCCTTCTGCATGCGGCAGGGTCAGGGTCAAGGTCAAGGTCACGCTCCAGATCAGGATCAAGGCCAAGGTCACTTGTCCAACTCAGACGACGAGGGTGGAATTACCAGGCGGAGGGTTCCCCGCAGGACTAGCTCAGAAATAGCCAGTGCCAAGATAGCAGGGAGACCCATACCTGTTAAG TGCCGTTCAGAGTCCAGCCATTCAGATGAGGAGTCCAgcggagaggaggatgaagatgacCCCATGTCCCTCTCGCCCGCCTCCTCAGCCTCCTGCCACCAGCCGCCTCTTCCGCTCCCCCCAGAGAGCTCTGCACCCAGCTGCCTGCCCGCCAGCCCGGGCCAGTGGAGCGTGGAGGAAGTGTCGCAGTTTATTTCCTCTCTACAAG GCTGCGAGGAGTTGGCGTCCCAGTTCCTGTCGCAGGAGATTGACGGAcaggccctgctgctgctgaaggaggagCATCTCATGTCCACCATGAACATCAAGCTAGGTCCTGCCCTCAAGATCTGCGCCCACATTAACAACCTGAGAGACTGA